A window of the Hordeum vulgare subsp. vulgare chromosome 5H, MorexV3_pseudomolecules_assembly, whole genome shotgun sequence genome harbors these coding sequences:
- the LOC123396310 gene encoding uncharacterized protein LOC123396310: MALRDGIATITGGDQAKLARLTEILSWFHNDWEVAATVAKYLRDSERGEIYSRDGVQQESVESIENLLWAMEQTNSEEQIVRRRWWAYRSKIEHPEDDPTIRNVVPFVRVLFQAVPPEGMHVICNRRPFLRAMSLPRCSPWFPRRSPHLNGSDGVKR, from the coding sequence ATGGCGCTGCGCGACGGAATCGCGACCATCACCGGCGGCGACCAGGCGAAGTTAGCCAGGTTGACAGAGATCCTTTCCTGGTTTCACAATGACTGGGAGGTGGCAGCGACGGTGGCCAAGTATCTCAGAGATAGCGAGAGGGGTGAGATCTACTCCCGAGATGGAGTCCAGCAAGAGTCCGTCGAGTCCATCGAGAATCTCCTCTGGGCGATGGAGCAGACGAACTCGGAGGAGCAGATAGTTAGGCGTAGGTGGTGGGCGTACAGATCCAAGATCGAGCATCCAGAGGATGACCCCACAATCAGAAATGTGGTGCCGTTCGTGAGGGTGTTGTTCCAGGCGGTGCCACCAGAGGGGATGCACGTCATATGCAATAGGCGGCCATTTCTGCGCGCGATGTCGCTTCCCCGCTGTTCTCCATGGTTCCCTCGACGATCTCCTCATCTCAACGGCAGCGATGGCGTTaagcgttga